Proteins from a genomic interval of Chionomys nivalis chromosome 7, mChiNiv1.1, whole genome shotgun sequence:
- the Dnase1l2 gene encoding deoxyribonuclease-1-like 2, which yields MQGCIAMWAPDLVGYSCAMAWYGLVLLWDISCLQASCFAMGWPWALLTALWALGAMGAAALRIGAFNIQSFGDSKVSDPDCGSVIAQILAGYDIALVQEVRDPDLSAVSLLMEQINRVSKHKYGFVSSKPLGRDQYKEMYLFVYRKDAVSVVSTYQYPDPEDAFSREPFVVKFSAPSSAAKELVLIPLHAAPHQAVAEIDALYDVYLDVIDKWNTDDMLFLGDFNADCKYVKAHDWVSIRLRSSEVFKWLIPDSADTTVGNSDCAYDRIVVSGAHLRRSLKPQSAAVHNFQEELGLDQTQALAISDHFPVEVTFKSH from the exons ATGCAGGGATGCATAGCAATGTGGGCGCCAGACCTAGTTGGTTACAGCTGCGCTATGGCCTGGTATGGGTTGGTGTTACTCTGGGACATTTCCTGTCTTCAGGCTTCCTGCTTTGCCATGGGTTGGCCCTGGGCCTTGCTGACAGCACTGTGGGCACTGGGGGCCATGGGGGCCGCAGCGCTGCGTATTGGAGCCTTCAACATTCAGAGCTTTGGTGACAGCAAAGTGTCAGATCCGGACTGTGGCAGTGTCATAGCACAG ATCCTGGCTGGCTATGACATCGCCCTGGTGCAGGAGGTACGAGACCCAGACCTGAGTGCAGTGTCCTTGCTCATGGAGCAAATTAACAG AGTGTCCAAGCACAAGTATGGTTTTGTGAGCAGCAAGCCACTTGGACGTGACCAATACAAGGAGATGTATCTGTTTGTCTACAG GAAAGATGCGGTGTCGGTTGTGAGCACATACCAGTACCCAGACCCAGAGGATGCCTTCAGCCGGGAACCTTTTGTGGTCAAATTCTCAGCTCCTAGCTCTG CCGCCAAGGAGCTCGTGCTGATCCCCCTGCATGCAGCACCGCACCAGGCAGTGGCAGAGATTGATGCCCTCTACGATGTGTACCTCGATGTGATTGACAAGTGGAACACCGAT GACATGCTGTTTCTGGGCGACTTTAATGCCGACTGCAAGTACGTCAAGGCCCACGACTGGGTATCCATCCGCCTGCGCAGCAGTGAGGTGTTTAAGTGGCTCATCCCGGACAGTGCGGACACCACAGTGGGCAACTCCGACTGTGCCTACGACCGGATCGTAGTGAGTGGCGCCCACCTGCGCAGGAGTCTGAAGCCCCAGTCAGCCGCTGTTCACAACTTTCAGGAGGAACTGGGCCTAGATCAGACGCAG GCTCTTGCCATCAGCGACCATTTTCCTGTGGAAGTGACCTTCAAGTCTCACTGA